The proteins below are encoded in one region of Chroicocephalus ridibundus chromosome 9, bChrRid1.1, whole genome shotgun sequence:
- the BLOC1S6 gene encoding biogenesis of lysosome-related organelles complex 1 subunit 6 — protein MSVAERPEEKEEAAASPGRPLGPSDASPDEGVVEDLPLIDEKAVEQLTEGLISHYLPDLQRSKSALQELTQNQVVLLETLEQEIAKFKECNSILDINALFSEAKHYHNKLVNIRNEMMMLHEKTSKLKKRALKLQQKRQKEELEREQQREKELEREKQLTAKPARRT, from the exons ATGAGCGTCGCGGAGcggcctgaggagaaggaggaggcggcggccagCCCCGGGCGGCCGCTGG GTCCTAGTGATGCATCTCCAGATGAAGGAGTAGTAGAAGATCTGCCTTTAATAGATGAGAAAGCTGTGGAGCAGCTAACTGAAGGATTGATTTCTCATTATCTGCCTGATCTTCAGCGATCAAAATCAGCACTACAGGAACTTAC acaGAACCAAGTAGTATTACTGGAAACATTAGAACAAGAAATTGCAAAATTCAAAGAGTGTAACTCCATTCTTGATATCAATGCTTTG ttttcagaagCTAAACACTATCACAACAAGTTAGTGAATATTAGAAATGAAATGATGATGCTCCATGAGAAGACATCAAAGTTAAAA aaaagagCACTTAAGCTGCaacagaagaggcagaaggaagaactAGAACGAGAACAGCAACGTGAGAAGGagcttgaaagagaaaagcagttaACAGCAAAACCTGCTAGGAGGACGTGA